The following proteins are co-located in the Pseudomonas sp. DY-1 genome:
- the pyk gene encoding pyruvate kinase: MPFRRTKIVATLGPASNSPEVLEQLIVAGLNVARLNFSHGSPEEHKARARLVRELAAKHGRFVALLGDLQGPKIRIAKFANKRIELKEGDSFRFSVTHPRDAGDQEVVGIDYPDLIKDCGVGDELLLDDGRVVMRVVATTADELHCTVLIGGPLSDHKGINRRGGGLTAPALTAKDKADIKLAAEMELDYLAVSFPRDAADMELARRLRDEAGGKAWLVAKIERAEAVADDEALDGLIRASDAVMVARGDLGVEIGDAELVGIQKKIILHARRYNKAVITATQMMESMIHSPMPTRAEVSDVANAVLDYTDAVMLSAESAAGEYPVEAVQAMARICQGAEKHPDTRRSHHRIGQTFDRCDESIALASMYTANHFPGIKAIICLTESGYTPLIMSRIRSSVPIFAYSPHRETQARVALFRGVETIPFDAAALPPEKVSQMAVDELLQRGVVTKGDWVILTKGDSYTTQGGTNTMKILHVGDLLV; this comes from the coding sequence ATGCCTTTTCGCCGTACCAAAATCGTCGCCACCCTCGGCCCGGCCAGCAACTCCCCGGAGGTCCTGGAGCAACTGATCGTCGCGGGGCTGAACGTCGCCCGCCTGAACTTCTCCCACGGTAGCCCCGAGGAACACAAGGCACGCGCCCGCCTGGTCCGCGAACTGGCCGCCAAGCACGGCCGTTTCGTCGCGCTGCTCGGCGACCTGCAAGGCCCGAAGATCCGCATCGCCAAGTTCGCCAACAAACGCATCGAACTGAAGGAAGGCGACAGCTTCCGCTTCTCCGTCACCCATCCGCGTGACGCCGGCGACCAGGAAGTGGTGGGCATCGACTACCCGGACCTGATCAAGGATTGCGGCGTCGGCGACGAGCTGCTGCTGGACGACGGTCGCGTGGTGATGCGCGTCGTCGCCACCACCGCTGACGAACTGCATTGCACCGTGCTGATCGGCGGTCCGCTGTCCGACCACAAGGGCATCAACCGTCGCGGCGGCGGCCTGACTGCACCGGCGCTGACCGCCAAGGACAAGGCCGACATCAAGCTGGCCGCGGAAATGGAACTGGATTACCTGGCCGTCTCGTTCCCCCGTGACGCCGCAGACATGGAGCTGGCCCGCCGCCTGCGCGACGAAGCCGGTGGCAAGGCCTGGCTGGTGGCCAAGATCGAACGCGCCGAAGCCGTGGCCGACGACGAGGCCCTCGACGGCCTGATCCGCGCCAGCGACGCCGTCATGGTGGCCCGTGGCGACCTCGGCGTGGAAATTGGCGACGCCGAACTGGTGGGTATCCAGAAGAAGATCATCCTGCATGCCCGCCGCTACAACAAAGCCGTGATCACCGCGACCCAGATGATGGAGTCGATGATCCACAGCCCGATGCCGACCCGCGCCGAAGTTTCGGACGTAGCCAACGCCGTGCTCGACTACACCGACGCCGTGATGCTTTCGGCCGAAAGCGCCGCTGGCGAGTACCCGGTCGAGGCCGTGCAAGCCATGGCGCGTATTTGCCAGGGCGCCGAGAAGCACCCGGATACCCGCCGCTCCCACCACCGCATCGGTCAGACCTTCGACCGCTGCGACGAGAGCATTGCCTTGGCGTCGATGTACACCGCCAACCACTTCCCAGGTATCAAGGCCATCATTTGCCTGACTGAAAGCGGCTACACACCGTTGATCATGTCGCGCATCCGCTCCTCGGTGCCGATCTTCGCCTACTCGCCTCACCGCGAGACCCAGGCCCGCGTGGCGCTGTTCCGTGGCGTGGAGACCATCCCCTTCGACGCCGCCGCACTGCCCCCGGAGAAGGTCAGCCAGATGGCCGTGGACGAACTGCTGCAACGCGGCGTGGTGACCAAGGGTGACTGGGTGATCCTGACCAAGGGTGACAGCTACACCACCCAGGGCGGCACCAACACCATGAAGATCCTCCACGTCGGCGACCTGCTGGTCTGA
- a CDS encoding tetratricopeptide repeat protein, whose product MHSTRPTLLALCLLLGACSPTTPLFIAQVTTNEVVEYKTMKSNRMAAAVEEEGDLLTYSAMAIRDAKSPEAEELYLVGYRDDKFSDDVRAISLYQIGLIYMSRYNEQRNDAKALGYLERVLDEFPSSRAAQRAEARILVIRQRAGEPVQKTSRELLATWQPSNNLDLYKPGLDPDMTLLSRRAVLKDRVAEAEELYLLALSDAHVQPDIKEKALYQLGLMYLAPDNPHASRDKAIGYFRRLLVQFPDSDLASKASQHLDQALNQSRP is encoded by the coding sequence ATGCACTCCACGCGCCCCACCCTTCTCGCCCTGTGCCTGCTACTGGGCGCCTGCTCGCCCACCACTCCGCTATTCATTGCCCAGGTCACCACCAACGAGGTGGTGGAGTACAAGACCATGAAAAGCAATCGGATGGCCGCGGCAGTAGAGGAAGAAGGCGATCTGCTGACCTACAGCGCCATGGCCATCCGCGACGCGAAGAGTCCGGAGGCGGAAGAGCTGTATCTGGTCGGCTACCGCGACGACAAGTTCAGCGACGACGTACGCGCCATCAGCCTCTACCAGATCGGCCTGATCTATATGAGCCGTTACAACGAGCAGCGCAACGATGCCAAGGCGCTGGGCTACCTGGAGCGGGTGCTCGACGAATTTCCCAGCAGCCGCGCGGCTCAACGCGCCGAAGCGCGCATTCTGGTCATTCGCCAGCGGGCCGGGGAGCCAGTGCAGAAGACGTCCCGCGAACTCCTCGCCACCTGGCAGCCAAGCAACAACCTCGATCTCTACAAGCCGGGACTGGATCCGGACATGACCCTGCTTTCACGCCGGGCAGTACTCAAGGACCGCGTGGCCGAAGCCGAGGAGCTCTACCTGCTGGCACTGTCCGACGCCCACGTACAGCCTGACATCAAGGAGAAGGCGCTCTATCAACTGGGCCTGATGTACCTGGCGCCGGACAATCCCCACGCCAGTCGCGACAAGGCCATTGGCTATTTCCGCCGGCTACTGGTGCAGTTCCCCGACAGCGACCTGGCCAGCAAGGCTTCGCAGCACCTCGACCAGGCCCTCAATCAGAGTCGTCCGTAG
- a CDS encoding tol-pal system YbgF family protein, with protein MRTLIILTLLVAVGGCTRWSLDHHLNSAYRSYEKGDCEDVMLELSKAERKSRSRQYLQPEISLLRGQCLERQRLFVDAAQTYQFIIARYPTSEYAYRAKARLETLEQLGHLGGSAARASATPL; from the coding sequence ATGAGAACCCTGATCATCCTGACCCTGTTGGTGGCCGTGGGCGGTTGCACCCGCTGGTCCCTCGACCATCACCTGAACAGCGCCTACCGCTCCTACGAGAAGGGGGATTGCGAGGATGTGATGCTCGAGCTGTCCAAGGCAGAGCGCAAAAGCCGGTCCCGCCAGTACCTGCAACCGGAAATCTCTCTGTTGCGCGGCCAGTGCCTGGAGCGCCAGAGACTGTTCGTCGATGCAGCGCAGACTTACCAGTTCATCATCGCCCGCTATCCCACCAGCGAGTACGCCTATCGGGCCAAGGCCCGCTTGGAGACCCTGGAGCAGCTCGGCCACCTTGGCGGCAGCGCTGCCCGCGCCAGCGCCACACCGCTCTGA
- a CDS encoding DUF4124 domain-containing protein yields the protein MRHLLCCLLLVPAIAGAEIYRWTDAQGQVHFSETPGEGAEPVSVKPQVVERDQATREREARTAKFFDARRQEKAAAADQATEAREKQQRRCGQLRSQQDQLSRGGPFYRVDERGERQYYTDEEIETFHRKLGENISRDCN from the coding sequence ATGCGCCACCTGCTGTGCTGCCTGTTGCTGGTTCCGGCCATCGCCGGTGCAGAGATCTATCGCTGGACTGATGCCCAGGGACAGGTGCATTTCAGCGAGACGCCCGGGGAGGGAGCCGAGCCGGTCTCGGTGAAGCCCCAGGTGGTGGAGCGTGACCAGGCGACTCGTGAGCGCGAGGCGCGCACCGCGAAATTCTTCGATGCGCGCCGCCAGGAAAAGGCCGCTGCAGCTGACCAGGCCACGGAGGCTCGGGAGAAGCAGCAGAGAAGGTGCGGCCAGTTGCGTTCGCAGCAGGACCAGCTAAGTCGCGGCGGCCCGTTTTACCGGGTCGACGAGCGTGGCGAACGTCAGTACTACACTGATGAAGAGATCGAAACCTTCCATCGCAAGCTCGGCGAGAACATCTCCCGCGATTGCAATTGA
- a CDS encoding PilZ domain-containing protein — protein MPTKRHIERHQLPYYLKVFNRITDKPMGYLGNVSMDGLMLISQLPMLVGARFDMQLKIPGKDGQLHFIDFYATCQWCHEDVTPGHYDSGFSLVAPPSEYADLIDALRFYFSFRPLAASA, from the coding sequence ATGCCGACCAAGCGCCATATCGAACGCCATCAGTTGCCTTATTACCTGAAGGTGTTCAATCGCATCACCGACAAGCCCATGGGTTACCTGGGCAATGTTTCGATGGACGGCCTGATGCTGATCAGTCAGCTGCCCATGCTGGTGGGCGCGCGCTTCGACATGCAGCTGAAGATTCCGGGCAAGGATGGGCAGCTGCACTTCATCGATTTCTATGCCACCTGCCAGTGGTGCCATGAGGACGTGACTCCCGGGCATTACGATTCCGGCTTCTCGCTGGTTGCGCCGCCGTCGGAGTATGCCGACCTGATCGATGCCCTGCGTTTCTATTTCAGCTTTCGTCCTTTGGCCGCCTCGGCCTGA
- a CDS encoding murein L,D-transpeptidase family protein yields the protein MRWLLVVLSMSLAALAQASTTPTMGEKSIDKVLVVKSERKLLLMNRGDILKSYRISLGKQPLGPKLREGDQRTPEGFYWIDWRKTSDKFNLAMHISYPNARDAAKARDKGVPPGGMIMIHGTPLDEEYPEWYFHSLDWTEGCIAMKNSDMREIWSLVKDGTLIEIRP from the coding sequence ATGCGCTGGTTGCTAGTCGTACTTTCCATGAGCCTTGCCGCTCTCGCCCAAGCGAGCACTACGCCGACTATGGGTGAAAAATCCATCGACAAGGTCCTGGTGGTGAAATCGGAGCGCAAGCTGCTACTGATGAATCGCGGCGACATTCTCAAGTCCTACCGCATCTCCCTTGGCAAGCAACCGCTTGGCCCCAAGCTGCGTGAAGGAGACCAGCGCACTCCCGAGGGCTTCTATTGGATCGACTGGCGAAAGACCAGCGACAAATTCAACCTGGCCATGCACATCTCCTACCCCAACGCCCGCGACGCCGCCAAGGCACGGGACAAGGGCGTGCCGCCGGGCGGCATGATCATGATCCACGGCACCCCGCTCGATGAGGAATACCCCGAGTGGTACTTCCACAGCCTGGACTGGACCGAAGGCTGCATCGCCATGAAGAACTCTGACATGCGCGAAATCTGGAGCCTGGTGAAAGATGGCACGCTGATCGAAATCCGCCCCTGA
- a CDS encoding NUDIX hydrolase produces the protein MKYCSQCGGPIAQRIPDGDNRLRYVCDSCHTIHYQNPRIVAGCLPVWGEQVLLCRRAIDPRKGYWTLPAGFMENGETMEQAAARETLEEACARVSNLSLYTLFDLPHISQVYTFFRAELVDLNFAAGDESLEVRLFLEQDIPWSELAFPTVGRTLECYFADRTGQVFPVRNEPLAPLRAYYKKA, from the coding sequence ATGAAATACTGCAGCCAGTGCGGCGGCCCGATCGCCCAGCGCATCCCCGACGGAGACAACCGCCTGCGCTACGTGTGCGACAGTTGCCACACGATCCACTACCAGAACCCGCGCATCGTCGCCGGCTGCCTGCCGGTTTGGGGCGAGCAGGTACTGCTCTGCCGCCGCGCCATCGACCCGCGCAAGGGCTACTGGACCCTTCCCGCCGGCTTCATGGAGAACGGCGAGACCATGGAGCAGGCCGCCGCCCGCGAAACACTCGAAGAAGCCTGCGCGCGGGTGAGCAATCTCAGCCTTTACACGCTGTTCGACCTGCCGCACATCAGCCAGGTGTACACCTTCTTCCGCGCCGAACTGGTCGATCTGAACTTCGCCGCCGGTGACGAAAGCCTGGAAGTGCGCCTCTTCCTCGAACAGGATATTCCCTGGTCGGAGCTGGCTTTTCCGACCGTGGGCCGTACCTTAGAATGCTACTTCGCCGACCGCACCGGGCAGGTCTTCCCGGTGCGCAACGAGCCGCTCGCGCCGTTGCGGGCCTACTACAAAAAAGCCTGA